CCTCTGGTGGCCTGCGCCGCCTATGTGAACCCTGACCTGGCGAAGACCATGCAGGAGATTGGCGTCAAGGACTGCAAGCAGCTTTCGGACAAGCAGGTGCTGGCGATTGGCTCGCGGCTGCGCGACCTGCTCGGACGCAATCGCTACACGCTCGTCGCGATTGGTCCGGAGGCGTATAACCGCCTCTACGCCAAGTTCCGCAACGTCAACAGCCTGCTCGCCTGGGCGCATGCCCGCTGCATCGAGAATCTGCTGGAGACGGTCGCAGACTGTCCGCGCGCGGTGGCCGACCAGTTCGGATCCGAACAGGTGATCAAGCGGGCGCTCATGAAGAAAGGCCGATCGATCATTCTGGAGCAGCGCCACAAGGCGGAATCGGACATCGCGGTGGCCGCCGCCTCGGTGCTGGCGCGCGAGGCGTTCCTCCGCGGCCTGCTGCGCCTGGGCACCGAGATGGGGATCACCGCGCCCAAGGGCGCCTCCGAGCAGGTGCGCGCCGCGGCCGTCGAATTGGTTCGCAAGCACGGCGTCGAGGCGCTGCTGCGGGCCTGCAAGTGCCATTTCCGCACGACCGACCAGGTGCTCGGTGCCTGCGGCAAGACCCGCGCCGATCTGCCGCCGGAGGGGCGTGTGGTTTCGCGCACGATGGAGCCGACCGCAGGCGCTGCAATAAGGGCGCACACATGACAACAACTCAAATCATGGCGCGAATCGATACGTTGGCGATTGCGCTTCGCGAACTCACGGAGCAGCAGCTTCGCCTGATCGAGACCGTCGTCGTCCAGTTTCGGCGACCGTTCCTCAGGATCGAGCGCCACTGCGACTCCGACATCGTGGATGACCGATTTCTGCACGATTTCGGCGACGTGCTGCGCATTCATCATTGCTTCTCGAAAGAGGCGCTTTCGAAGGACCGTTTCGAATACGCGTTCGAAAAGACCCTCAATTTGTCCGGAAGAACGGCGTCACTTGCCGCCTCGCGCACCAACCGCGGTCATGACATCACCATTGAAGGGGTATCCTGTTCGCTCAAGACCCAAGCTGACAAAGGCATCAAGGAACATGAAATCCACATTTCGAAGTTCATGGAGCTGGGCAAGGGACGTTGGCCCAAGACCGCAAGCGGTCTCGGAGAACTCCGCAACCTGTTCCTTCGGCACATGGACGCTTACGAGCGGATATTCACGCTGCGATGCCTGACCAAGAGTCCCGAGGGCTGGCGGTACGAGTTGGTCGAGATCCCGAAGGCCCTGTTGCAGGAAGCCGAACATGGGCAACTCGAAATCCAGCGCAAGACCAAACAGGAGACCCGACCTGGCTACTGCCGCGTCAGGGACGCCGAAGGCGAACTGAAGTTCGAACTTTACTTCGACGCCGGATCAGAGCGGAAACTCCAGATTCGTCACCTCCGCAAGAGCCTTTGCACGGTACATGGTCAGTGGTTGTTCGCAACCGGATAGAGCGGCAACGTCGGCGCGATGTGACCGATCCGGTCGAGTGCTATCTTCACGTACCCCGGGTTTAACTCGATACCGAGACACTGGCGCTGATACTCCCGGCACACTAAACCGATCGTGCCCGATCCAAAGAACGGGTCGAGCACCACGCCGCCAGGCTTCGATCCGGCCAGGATGCATAGACGCACGAGTTCCGGAGGAAAGACCGCAAAATGCGCACCATGAAATCCGTTTGTGCTGATATTCCAGACCGTGCGCCGGTTCTTTGGTCCGGCACCGTTGGCCGACGGTTCTTGGATCGCCTGAAAATCATAGAAATACGACTCTGACTTGCTCATCAGGAAGACATACTCATGCGCCCGGGTTGGGCGGTCCTTCACGGATTCCGGTTGACAGTTCGGCTTGTTCCAGACGATATCTGATCGGAGAAACCACCCGTCCGCCTGTAATGCCAAAGCCAGCCGCCAGGGCACGCCGATCAGGTCTTTCGGTTTGAGACCTTTCGGGGTCGGCGGCCGATAACTCATAGCCCGGCCAGGGTTCTTTTTGTCCGGCGCGCGCCAACGGCGGTCGCCGCTGGTGTACGAATCTCCGATGTTGAGCCAGAGCGTGCCATCTTCCCGAAGCGTTCGACGCACTTGCCGAAAGATCCCGACTAGATCGGCTATGTAGACGTCTAGATCATTCTCCGCGCCTATCTGCCCGGAAATTCCGTAATCGCGCAATCCCCAATAGGGTGGACTCGTGACACAGCACTGAAACACATTGTCCGGAATAGTGGCTAGCGCCAGGCGTGAATCCCCCTCGATGATGCGCATATCATTTTCGTGATAGACTTCTCGAACAAAAGCGGTTTGGCCCGCGTTTTCTTTCGGAATCTGATAGGTGGTGGTTTTGCTCATGTTTGCCTCTTGAGATACTCGCGTGCGATGAACTGACTCAGCAGTCGTAACGCTTGGCGTTTCTCACGTGTGCCGAGTTGCTCCAGTTCCTGTAGCTTGCGATGCAAGCGGCTGCTCATCGACCGATTGGGTGTGTCACGTCGGCCATGGACGTTGAGCAGGTCATCAACCGAAACGCCGAGCGCCTGCGCTAGGCGCGGCAAGATGGTTGTCGGCGGATGTCGGGTCTCACCTTCGTAATAAGCAATCATCCGACGGGATACGCCAATCTCGCTGGAAAGTTTCTTCTGTGTGAAACCTCTCGCCTTGCGAAACGTCGCCAAGCGTTCGCCAAAACCGTTGACATCGCTTGCTTCTTTCTTAGGCATCCGAATCTCCCTGCTGCGGCTGATGTGTTCCGTAGATGTGCCGGTTGTGAACGCCTCTCCGTTCTTCTAAAGAGGATATGCACTGTTGTACGATATTCGTACATTATTCCGTGATGAAAAGCAAGCACATTCTGATGATTTTCGCACGTCAGTGATAAATCTGATTAATCACGAAAATTGCCGTTGAACAGGTGGAGAGGTTTGCAGTATGATGCGTTCAAGAAGATAGAGTGGGAGACGATTATCCATGCAGATCCCTGTACGACCAGACAGTGTTATCGGCTTGCACCGGCCCACGGCCTTCATTCTCGTCGGCGCGACGGCGACCGGCAAGAGCGCCGTGGCCCAGATTCTGGCGGAACGCCGAGGCGCGGCGGTGGTCTCGGCCGATTCGATGCTGGTTTATCGCGGCATGGACATCGGCACGGCCAAGCCGTCCGCCGGAGAGCGCGGCGCGGTCCCCTATTTTGGCATTGATCTGGCCGATCCCTCCGAATCGTACAGCGCGGGTGCCTGGGTGCGGGCCGTGACGCCAGCGTTCCGCGCGCCAACTGCGGGCGTTCCGATTGTCGTCGGCGGCACCGGGCTTTACATCCGGGCGCTCCTCTCCGGTCTCGACGCGCCTGCGGCCGACGGTGCAGCCCGCGCGCGCTGGCAGGGCGTTCTGAAAACGGAAGGGATACCGGCATTGCAGCGCGCCTTGCTGGCGCGCGATCCACACGCGCTGGATCCTCTGGCCGACCCGCTCAATCCGCGCCGCCTGATCCGCGCCTTGGAGCGTCTCGATGCGGGGGGCGGCGCCGTCGAAAAACCTGCCGGTCAGGGTCCCGTGCCGCTG
The sequence above is a segment of the Lentisphaerota bacterium genome. Coding sequences within it:
- a CDS encoding ribonuclease HIII; translation: MTTPLKTSFTYTLTGDQQRLLKELVALGNYKPCKVPHTVVAVEGPNCHINLYTSGKCLVQGKGAQDFVLFYLEPVVLGAAGVGYEEVLHPEAVSPHMGIDESGKGDFFGPLVACAAYVNPDLAKTMQEIGVKDCKQLSDKQVLAIGSRLRDLLGRNRYTLVAIGPEAYNRLYAKFRNVNSLLAWAHARCIENLLETVADCPRAVADQFGSEQVIKRALMKKGRSIILEQRHKAESDIAVAAASVLAREAFLRGLLRLGTEMGITAPKGASEQVRAAAVELVRKHGVEALLRACKCHFRTTDQVLGACGKTRADLPPEGRVVSRTMEPTAGAAIRAHT
- a CDS encoding restriction endonuclease: MMARIDTLAIALRELTEQQLRLIETVVVQFRRPFLRIERHCDSDIVDDRFLHDFGDVLRIHHCFSKEALSKDRFEYAFEKTLNLSGRTASLAASRTNRGHDITIEGVSCSLKTQADKGIKEHEIHISKFMELGKGRWPKTASGLGELRNLFLRHMDAYERIFTLRCLTKSPEGWRYELVEIPKALLQEAEHGQLEIQRKTKQETRPGYCRVRDAEGELKFELYFDAGSERKLQIRHLRKSLCTVHGQWLFATG
- a CDS encoding site-specific DNA-methyltransferase, whose protein sequence is MSKTTTYQIPKENAGQTAFVREVYHENDMRIIEGDSRLALATIPDNVFQCCVTSPPYWGLRDYGISGQIGAENDLDVYIADLVGIFRQVRRTLREDGTLWLNIGDSYTSGDRRWRAPDKKNPGRAMSYRPPTPKGLKPKDLIGVPWRLALALQADGWFLRSDIVWNKPNCQPESVKDRPTRAHEYVFLMSKSESYFYDFQAIQEPSANGAGPKNRRTVWNISTNGFHGAHFAVFPPELVRLCILAGSKPGGVVLDPFFGSGTIGLVCREYQRQCLGIELNPGYVKIALDRIGHIAPTLPLYPVANNH
- a CDS encoding helix-turn-helix transcriptional regulator, with the protein product MPKKEASDVNGFGERLATFRKARGFTQKKLSSEIGVSRRMIAYYEGETRHPPTTILPRLAQALGVSVDDLLNVHGRRDTPNRSMSSRLHRKLQELEQLGTREKRQALRLLSQFIAREYLKRQT
- the miaA gene encoding tRNA (adenosine(37)-N6)-dimethylallyltransferase MiaA gives rise to the protein MQIPVRPDSVIGLHRPTAFILVGATATGKSAVAQILAERRGAAVVSADSMLVYRGMDIGTAKPSAGERGAVPYFGIDLADPSESYSAGAWVRAVTPAFRAPTAGVPIVVGGTGLYIRALLSGLDAPAADGAARARWQGVLKTEGIPALQRALLARDPHALDPLADPLNPRRLIRALERLDAGGGAVEKPAGQGPVPLVVGLRMPRPILHRRIRERAERMFDNGLAEEVRALRARFPIGSETARAAIGYAEAGAWLDGHLTRAEAVERTVIRTRQLAKRQETWFRHQAQVVWVDATGLESAAALADRVNEQWEE